In Cryptomeria japonica chromosome 10, Sugi_1.0, whole genome shotgun sequence, a genomic segment contains:
- the LOC131051489 gene encoding putative pectate lyase 21, with the protein MENTAGLKMWLALITIFIVGFVISASAVIDHGHGVGADIFLRNETISFVGSLLVRNGPMPWVGTTGRLCRGSDGTKCQFSNCGLGHLLPKCAIGFARGIKGGRKGLSYTVTSSDDNPNNPAPGTLRYAVSLYSASPRGVWITFSHDMTIQLKEMLHVFNHTTIDGRGVRVIITGSSIGLSKVEDIIIHNIQINNTDFGTVHIFESKKVWVDHITSFDGEVGLVSAVEGSTDITISNSRLFNNHYNMLLGADDSDIIDKKMRVTIYRNWFKDTNQRNPHCRWGYCHVVNNLYANWGSYAIGARVHAQIYSEKNVFVPGKDPEVTEWYPGYESKWDTTPRIQSNGDLLLYGATFHQFLYNGPVVAPPYKNRRQYPPVISTGRLPRLIGYCSGVLLKGSVRSCLLRG; encoded by the exons ATGGAGAACACGGCCGGTTTGAAAATGTGGTTAGCATTGATAACTATCTTTATTGTTGGATTTGTCATTTCTGCTTCAGCAGTGATTGATCATGGTCATGGAGTTGGTGCTGACATATTTCTGAGGAATGAAACTATTTCATTTGTGGGATCATTACTAGTGAGAAATG GTCCAATGCCCTGGGTAGGAACTACAGGGCGATTGTGTAGAGGATCTGATGGTACTAAATGCCAGTTCTCCAACTGTGGGCTAGGGCATCTTCTCCCAAAGTGTGCCATTGGATTTGCAAGAGGCATTAAAGGTGGGCGCAAAGGGCTTTCATATACAGTCACCAGTTCTGATGACAACCCTAACAATCCTGCTCCAGGTACATTGCGTTATGCTGTAAGCCTCTATTCTGCCAGCCCTAGAGGAGTATGGATCACATTTTCCCATGATATGACAATTCAGCTGAAAGAAATGCTCCATGTCTTTAATCACACAACCATAGATGGAAGGGGAGTGAGGGTGATTATCACTGGATCTTCAATTGGGCTGAGTAAAGTTGAGGACATTATTATTCATAACATTCAAATCAACAATACCGATTTCGGCACAGTTCATATATTCGAATCCAAAAAGGTCTGGGTGGATCACATTACTTCCTTTGATGGTGAGGTGGGTCTCGTATCGGCAGTTGAGGGCTCTACTGATATTACCATTTCAAACTCTCGTTTATTTAATAATCACTACAATATGTTATTGGGTGCCGATGATTCAGACataattgacaagaaaatgagagTTACTATTTATAGGAATTGGTTCAAAGATACAAACCAGCGCAATCCTCACTGCAG ATGGGGATACTGTCATGTTGTTAACAATCTGTATGCAAACTGGGGATCATATGCAATTGGGGCAAGAGTTCATGCACAAATTTACTCGGAAAAGAATGTATTTGTACCTGGAAAAGACCCTGAAGTAACTGAATGGTACCCAGGGTATGAATCTAAGTGGGACACCACTCCTAGGATCCAGTCCAATGGTGATCTACTTCTATATGGTGCTACATTTCATCAATTCCTGTACAATGGACCTGTGGTTGCTCCTCCTTACAAAAACCGCAGGCAGTATCCTCCTGTCATTAGCACAGGAAGACTACCACGTCTTATTGGTTACTGCTCTGGAGTTCTTCTGAAAGGAAGTGTTCGTTCTTGCCTTCTGCGTGGATAA